A single bacterium DNA region contains:
- a CDS encoding FumA C-terminus/TtdB family hydratase beta subunit, protein MKEINLPLNKEIVNSLKVGDEILLNGWFYTARDKAHQRLVKSLEKKEKLPIDLKDITIYYTGPTAAKSGEIIGSAGPTTSSRMDVFTPILLKNGVIGTIGKGKRSKEVISAMKEYGCIYFITIGGAGAWLSQKITQAKVIAYPDLGTEAIFQFKVKDFPVIVAIDSRGNYIYQNGSLTENSAYLSPLQKDKSEIGDISRIITVFFNQKKELALANKQLQEANQAKSQFLANMSHELRTPLNSIIGFSEVLLEETFGSLQEKQKKYLSNILTSGKHLLILINDILDLSRVEAGKIELKIEEILPKEIFNECQTLIKNMASKKGISLDFKVEGISTIKADPARFKQIMYNLLSNAIKFTPERGRVDVLAKPVDEMVQISVQDTGIGIAREDQEKIFEEFKQIDSSYAKQYAGTGLGLPLTRKLVELHGGKIWLESEHGKGSTFTFTLPERVESKQQEAEYKVQKLEDKPTILVVEDESQSRELLSIYLEKAGYQVVYAVDGEEAIRKAKEIKPSAITLDVILPGKSGFEVVKELKSLPETKEIPIIIISMIDNKELGFSLGVSDYLLKPVDKNELLLKLEKHSVMKK, encoded by the coding sequence ATGAAAGAAATTAATTTGCCTTTGAATAAAGAGATAGTTAACTCGCTAAAAGTAGGTGATGAGATATTACTTAATGGCTGGTTCTACACCGCCAGGGATAAGGCACATCAAAGATTGGTTAAGAGCCTGGAGAAAAAAGAAAAATTGCCAATTGATTTAAAAGATATAACTATTTATTACACAGGTCCTACAGCCGCAAAATCAGGAGAAATTATAGGTTCAGCCGGTCCGACGACCAGCTCTCGTATGGATGTATTCACACCAATACTTTTGAAAAATGGCGTGATTGGAACAATTGGCAAAGGGAAAAGGTCAAAAGAGGTTATTTCAGCAATGAAAGAATATGGTTGTATTTACTTTATTACGATTGGAGGAGCTGGAGCATGGCTATCACAAAAAATTACACAAGCAAAAGTAATTGCTTACCCTGATTTGGGAACAGAGGCAATATTTCAATTTAAGGTAAAGGATTTTCCGGTTATTGTTGCTATTGATTCACGAGGTAATTATATTTATCAGAACGGTTCACTGACTGAAAATTCAGCATATCTATCTCCACTACAAAAAGATAAATCAGAGATTGGAGACATAAGCCGGATAATAACAGTTTTTTTTAACCAAAAGAAAGAACTTGCTTTGGCAAATAAACAACTTCAAGAAGCAAATCAGGCAAAGTCGCAATTCCTCGCCAATATGAGCCATGAACTCAGGACTCCTCTCAATTCCATTATCGGCTTCAGCGAGGTTTTATTAGAGGAGACCTTTGGTAGCCTCCAGGAAAAACAAAAAAAATATCTCTCTAATATCCTTACCAGTGGCAAACACCTGCTCATACTTATCAATGATATTTTAGACCTTTCCAGGGTAGAGGCAGGTAAGATAGAACTTAAGATTGAGGAGATTCTACCCAAAGAGATATTCAATGAGTGCCAGACATTAATTAAGAATATGGCATCAAAGAAGGGTATCTCGCTTGACTTTAAGGTTGAAGGCATCTCAACCATAAAAGCAGACCCGGCCAGGTTTAAGCAGATAATGTATAATCTTCTCTCCAATGCGATTAAGTTCACACCGGAAAGAGGAAGGGTAGATGTCCTCGCAAAACCAGTAGATGAAATGGTGCAAATTTCTGTTCAGGATACAGGAATTGGAATTGCCAGGGAAGATCAAGAAAAGATCTTTGAGGAATTTAAGCAAATAGATAGCAGTTATGCCAAGCAATATGCAGGGACAGGACTTGGTCTGCCCTTAACCAGAAAATTGGTAGAACTGCATGGAGGGAAAATCTGGTTAGAAAGCGAGCATGGCAAGGGAAGCACCTTTACTTTCACCCTACCCGAGAGGGTAGAGAGCAAACAGCAGGAAGCAGAATACAAAGTGCAGAAATTAGAAGACAAACCTACTATATTAGTCGTGGAAGATGAATCACAATCCAGGGAACTCTTGTCCATCTATCTTGAAAAGGCAGGGTATCAGGTAGTTTATGCCGTAGATGGCGAAGAAGCTATCCGGAAGGCTAAAGAGATTAAGCCCTCGGCTATTACCTTAGATGTTATCCTTCCCGGGAAAAGTGGTTTTGAAGTGGTGAAAGAATTAAAAAGCCTTCCTGAAACTAAAGAAATTCCTATAATCATTATCTCTATGATAGATAATAAAGAATTAGGATTTAGCCTTGGAGTATCTGATTATTTATTAAAACCTGTAGATAAGAACGAATTACTCTTAAAATTGGAAAAACATAGCGTTATGAAAAAATGA
- a CDS encoding response regulator — protein MAKEKILVVDDEPLNRELAKDLLEVAGYVVFEAGDAYEAIELANKERFNLVLMDVQLPGMDGLSAINIIKGNSMNKDMPIVALTAYAMKGDKERIESAGCDGYLTKPINTKEFAQSVAGFLRG, from the coding sequence ATGGCAAAAGAAAAGATACTGGTTGTTGATGATGAACCATTGAATAGAGAATTGGCTAAAGACCTGCTTGAGGTGGCAGGTTATGTCGTTTTTGAGGCCGGTGATGCTTATGAGGCAATAGAGCTGGCAAACAAGGAGAGGTTTAACCTTGTCTTGATGGATGTTCAACTTCCGGGCATGGATGGACTTTCTGCCATAAACATAATCAAAGGAAATTCTATGAACAAAGATATGCCGATTGTAGCCTTGACTGCTTATGCCATGAAAGGAGATAAAGAAAGGATAGAATCAGCAGGTTGTGATGGGTATCTTACCAAACCTATTAATACTAAAGAATTTGCTCAAAGTGTTGCCGGGTTTTTGAGGGGTTAA